The Enterococcus sp. 7F3_DIV0205 genome has a window encoding:
- a CDS encoding GNAT family N-acetyltransferase → MARYLRKAVPEDLGKIMEIIAAARQMLHDQKIPQWQHGEGPNEKQLEQDIFLQQCYVLIIDQEIAGLGILSTTAELPYEQIRNGQWQQTNQKYAVIHRVALDPMYQGQGLALLLMNYLITTARLNDYLDIRIDTHPDNKTMQRLIKKAGFTYQGEILLPVSNGERVAYQLVIS, encoded by the coding sequence ATGGCTAGATATTTAAGAAAAGCTGTCCCAGAAGATTTAGGTAAAATCATGGAAATTATTGCTGCCGCAAGGCAAATGCTTCATGACCAAAAGATCCCTCAATGGCAACATGGTGAAGGGCCAAATGAAAAACAATTAGAACAAGACATTTTCCTACAGCAATGCTATGTTCTAATTATCGATCAAGAAATTGCAGGACTAGGAATCCTTTCAACCACTGCCGAATTGCCTTATGAGCAGATAAGAAATGGACAATGGCAACAAACCAATCAAAAATATGCAGTCATTCATCGAGTTGCTCTTGATCCTATGTATCAAGGGCAGGGTCTGGCCTTACTTTTAATGAATTATCTCATTACAACTGCTCGATTAAATGATTACCTAGATATTCGAATTGATACGCATCCAGATAATAAAACAATGCAACGTCTCATAAAAAAAGCTGGTTTTACCTATCAAGGAGAAATTTTATTACCTGTTTCTAACGGTGAACGAGTTGCGTATCAATTGGTGATATCCTAA
- a CDS encoding PTS sugar transporter subunit IIA, with protein MLTLKKEDIVLNQRFSTKKAAIEAAGKQLSQQGYVAVEYIEKMLERDNLTTTYIGNMVAIPHGTDDSKHLIDRSGIVILQVPEGVDFDGNEVKLIIGIAGVGDEHLELLSNIALVCSEIANVEQLLNAESEAKVIELFKGEVSV; from the coding sequence ATGCTCACATTAAAAAAGGAAGATATCGTTTTAAATCAACGCTTTTCTACTAAAAAAGCAGCAATTGAAGCAGCAGGGAAACAATTATCACAGCAAGGATATGTGGCTGTGGAGTATATTGAAAAAATGCTTGAACGAGATAATTTAACGACAACATACATTGGTAATATGGTAGCAATTCCTCATGGAACAGATGATTCAAAGCATTTGATCGATCGATCTGGAATCGTTATTTTACAAGTACCAGAAGGTGTGGATTTTGACGGTAATGAAGTAAAATTGATCATTGGTATTGCAGGTGTAGGGGATGAACATTTAGAATTATTATCTAATATTGCCCTAGTATGCTCTGAAATAGCGAATGTGGAGCAATTGCTGAATGCTGAATCAGAAGCGAAAGTCATTGAGCTATTTAAAGGTGAGGTGAGTGTATGA
- a CDS encoding NUDIX domain-containing protein, which yields MTHFSSKEEEKQYYEQQADEADFLKWYHQQELPEYEKPSLTVDIVLMCYNKEEDQLKILLIKRKGHPYRNSWALPGGFVNRNESTGESVLRETKEETGVVISKDNIEQLHSFSRPDRDPRGWVVTISYLAFIGEEPLIAGDDAKEVRWFTMERQKNMLSLTNDDVEIILDLNSGASTGKDTLAFDHSEIILKAFNRVANKMEHDPQVLQVLGKDFTITEARKVFAKFSGTDYKTIDHSNFKKAMLHHFEEIGERPVGIGRPSKIYQLKPENSYKK from the coding sequence TTGACACACTTTAGTTCAAAGGAAGAAGAAAAGCAATACTACGAACAGCAAGCCGATGAAGCTGACTTTCTAAAATGGTACCATCAACAAGAACTTCCTGAATACGAAAAACCTTCTCTGACTGTGGATATTGTTTTGATGTGTTATAACAAAGAAGAAGATCAATTGAAAATACTATTAATTAAACGAAAAGGACATCCTTACAGAAACTCTTGGGCTTTGCCTGGTGGATTTGTAAATAGAAATGAATCCACCGGTGAAAGTGTTCTACGAGAAACAAAGGAAGAAACAGGCGTTGTTATTTCTAAAGACAATATAGAGCAACTTCACAGTTTCAGTAGACCTGATCGAGATCCTCGCGGTTGGGTAGTAACTATTAGTTATTTAGCATTTATCGGCGAAGAGCCGTTGATTGCTGGAGATGATGCAAAAGAAGTCCGATGGTTTACAATGGAACGTCAAAAAAATATGCTTTCTCTTACAAACGATGATGTAGAAATAATTTTAGACTTAAACTCAGGTGCATCAACTGGAAAGGATACATTGGCTTTTGACCATAGCGAAATTATTTTAAAAGCGTTCAATCGAGTAGCCAATAAAATGGAACATGATCCCCAAGTCCTTCAAGTTTTAGGCAAAGATTTTACTATTACTGAAGCTCGAAAAGTCTTTGCTAAGTTTTCCGGCACTGATTATAAAACAATTGATCACTCAAATTTTAAAAAAGCAATGCTTCATCATTTCGAAGAAATTGGCGAACGTCCTGTCGGGATCGGACGTCCTTCTAAAATCTATCAGCTAAAACCAGAAAACTCATACAAAAAATAA
- a CDS encoding toxic anion resistance protein, with translation MENDQKEVTPVNDTLDDLLNNPFSTPIDSLTTTQQSEISALQDQQVAARLVDKLPADRQVQARELASKIDVQDSQAVITYGSAAQTKLSEFSQSMLNHVQAQDIGPVGDSLTDLMYRLSEANPDQLRAGEGNFFSKMLGKVKQSVFEITAKYQKIGAQIDKISIKLDHEKNGLLKDNLMLDQLYNKNKDYFDALNIYIAAGELKMEELQTTIIPEAMKKAEESGDQMDVQIANDYTQFLDRLDKRTHDLRLARQITIQQAPQIRLIQNTNQALAEKIQASINTAIPLWKNQVVIALTLLRQKDAVTAQRQVSETTNDLLKKNSEMLKISAIETAKENERGIVDIDTLQKTQNDLVETIQETLRIQQEGKEKRRAAEIELGHMEEDLKNKLLELTQ, from the coding sequence ATGGAAAATGACCAAAAAGAGGTAACACCAGTAAATGATACACTGGATGATCTATTAAATAACCCGTTTTCAACACCTATCGATTCATTAACAACCACGCAGCAAAGTGAAATTTCTGCTTTACAGGATCAGCAAGTTGCTGCTCGTTTAGTCGATAAATTGCCAGCAGACAGACAAGTCCAAGCAAGAGAGCTTGCTTCAAAAATCGATGTCCAAGACTCACAAGCCGTGATCACTTACGGTTCTGCTGCTCAAACAAAATTAAGTGAGTTTTCACAGTCAATGCTAAATCATGTACAAGCTCAAGACATTGGTCCTGTCGGTGATTCATTGACTGATTTGATGTATCGCTTAAGTGAAGCTAACCCTGATCAGCTTCGAGCTGGTGAAGGGAATTTCTTCTCCAAAATGCTTGGCAAAGTGAAACAATCTGTTTTTGAAATCACCGCAAAATATCAAAAAATCGGTGCTCAAATCGATAAAATTTCAATCAAATTAGACCACGAAAAGAACGGTCTTTTAAAAGATAATTTAATGCTAGATCAATTATACAATAAAAATAAAGACTACTTTGATGCATTGAATATTTACATCGCAGCTGGTGAGTTGAAGATGGAAGAACTGCAAACTACGATCATCCCTGAAGCTATGAAAAAAGCGGAAGAATCAGGTGATCAAATGGATGTTCAAATCGCAAATGACTACACTCAATTTTTAGATCGTTTAGATAAACGAACCCATGATTTACGTTTAGCACGTCAAATCACGATTCAACAAGCACCACAAATTCGCTTGATCCAAAATACAAACCAAGCGCTAGCTGAGAAGATTCAAGCATCGATCAATACTGCGATTCCACTTTGGAAAAACCAAGTTGTGATTGCTTTGACCTTATTACGACAAAAAGATGCAGTTACTGCACAAAGACAAGTATCTGAAACAACCAATGATCTATTGAAGAAAAATTCTGAAATGCTTAAAATTTCAGCAATCGAGACTGCTAAAGAAAATGAGCGCGGTATTGTTGATATCGATACATTACAAAAAACTCAAAATGATTTAGTTGAGACAATTCAGGAAACCCTAAGAATCCAGCAAGAAGGTAAAGAAAAACGTCGTGCTGCAGAAATCGAATTAGGTCATATGGAAGAAGATTTAAAAAATAAATTATTGGAACTAACTCAATAA
- a CDS encoding PTS mannitol transporter subunit IICB, translating to MEQTQVNIKVKVQQFGSFLSGMIMPNIGAFIAWGILTALFIPTGWFPNEQLNEITGPTITYLLPILIGFTGGRLVYDIRGGVVGAMVTMGVITGADIPMFLGAMIVGPAGAYCIKKFDELVDGKIKPGFEMLVNNFSSGILASALAIIAFLIVGPAVEGLNNILATGVGLLVNNGLLPLASIFVEPAKVLFLNNAINHGVISPIAIEQAAETGRSVLFLLESNPGSGLGILLAYTVFAQGSAKQTAPGAIIIHFLGGIHEIYFPYILMKPILILAAIGGGMSGVMTFSLFNAGLVAPASPGSIFAILAMTPRDGYLGVFAGIIAATVVSFAISTVVLKASKTTETTIEEATEKSSALKGRKIGTADVATSFSAAEKMSDTVETLANTKKIIFACDAGMGSSAMGASVLRNKVKKAGLPIEVVNSAISQLPNDADIVVTHKDLTSRAKEKLPKAYHVSVDNFLSSVKYDELVEKLSAVMTSI from the coding sequence ATGGAACAAACGCAAGTAAATATAAAGGTAAAAGTTCAGCAATTTGGTAGTTTTCTTAGTGGAATGATCATGCCGAATATTGGAGCATTTATAGCGTGGGGGATTTTGACAGCCTTATTTATTCCTACGGGGTGGTTTCCTAATGAACAATTAAATGAAATAACGGGCCCGACAATTACTTATTTATTGCCAATTTTGATTGGTTTTACAGGTGGCCGTTTAGTTTATGATATTCGTGGTGGAGTCGTTGGGGCAATGGTCACGATGGGTGTAATAACGGGGGCTGATATTCCAATGTTTCTTGGTGCAATGATAGTTGGTCCTGCTGGTGCATATTGTATTAAAAAATTTGACGAGTTAGTCGATGGAAAAATCAAACCAGGTTTTGAAATGTTGGTCAATAATTTTTCATCGGGTATTTTAGCTTCGGCTTTAGCGATTATTGCCTTTTTAATCGTGGGTCCTGCTGTTGAAGGCTTGAATAATATTTTGGCAACAGGGGTTGGTTTATTAGTAAATAATGGACTTCTTCCCTTAGCAAGTATTTTTGTAGAACCAGCAAAGGTACTATTTTTGAACAATGCCATCAATCATGGCGTAATTAGTCCAATTGCAATTGAACAAGCAGCAGAAACAGGTCGTTCTGTTTTGTTTTTACTAGAATCAAATCCTGGATCTGGACTAGGGATTTTGTTAGCTTATACAGTTTTTGCTCAAGGTAGTGCAAAACAGACAGCACCTGGTGCAATCATCATCCATTTTTTAGGTGGAATCCATGAAATTTATTTTCCTTATATTTTAATGAAACCTATTTTAATTCTTGCAGCAATTGGTGGAGGGATGTCGGGAGTTATGACATTTTCATTATTTAATGCAGGATTGGTAGCTCCAGCTTCACCTGGAAGTATTTTTGCTATTTTAGCAATGACACCTCGAGATGGTTATCTAGGTGTATTTGCGGGAATTATTGCGGCAACGGTAGTATCATTTGCGATTTCGACAGTTGTTTTAAAAGCATCAAAGACAACAGAGACAACAATTGAAGAGGCAACTGAAAAGTCCAGCGCATTAAAAGGACGGAAAATTGGAACAGCAGATGTTGCAACAAGCTTTTCGGCAGCTGAGAAAATGAGTGATACAGTTGAGACGCTTGCTAATACGAAAAAAATTATTTTTGCTTGTGATGCTGGAATGGGGTCTAGTGCTATGGGAGCCTCCGTTTTAAGAAATAAAGTAAAAAAAGCTGGTTTACCGATCGAAGTAGTCAATTCCGCGATATCTCAATTACCAAATGATGCAGATATTGTTGTGACACATAAAGATCTAACTTCACGAGCAAAAGAAAAATTACCTAAAGCTTATCATGTATCTGTTGATAATTTTCTAAGCAGTGTGAAATATGATGAATTAGTTGAAAAATTATCAGCAGTAATGACATCTATCTAA
- a CDS encoding biotin transporter BioY translates to MKTKDITQIAIMISIIIVLGFFPPIPISLLPVPIVIQNAGFMLSGLLLGKKNGTIATLLFLLLVGIGFPILAGGRGGMTVFFGITVGYLLAYPFATFFIGWMTEKFNPHNQNIAYGFGITLLFGALFIDFCGAIGVSLLSNVSLSKSLLGSLAFIPGDAIKAFMTAFVAKRISKSLSKRRD, encoded by the coding sequence ATGAAAACAAAGGATATCACTCAAATAGCTATTATGATCAGTATTATTATTGTTTTAGGCTTTTTTCCGCCAATCCCGATTAGTCTTTTGCCAGTGCCGATCGTTATTCAAAATGCTGGTTTTATGCTTAGCGGATTACTTCTTGGGAAGAAAAATGGAACGATTGCCACACTCCTTTTTTTACTTCTTGTTGGGATAGGATTTCCAATATTAGCTGGTGGAAGAGGAGGAATGACAGTCTTTTTCGGGATTACCGTGGGATATCTTTTAGCTTATCCGTTTGCGACATTTTTTATCGGTTGGATGACTGAAAAGTTTAATCCACATAATCAAAATATTGCCTATGGCTTTGGGATAACACTTCTTTTTGGTGCTCTATTTATTGATTTTTGTGGTGCTATTGGTGTCAGTCTTTTATCAAATGTCTCTTTGTCTAAAAGTTTACTAGGCAGCTTAGCGTTTATTCCTGGAGATGCTATTAAAGCGTTTATGACAGCCTTTGTAGCAAAGAGAATCTCAAAATCTCTTTCTAAAAGGAGAGATTGA
- a CDS encoding acyltransferase family protein, with product MNNKKRLENRRYITGFDGIRTIAVVGVILYHLFPNIMRGGYLGVPIFFAVSGYLITDLLRQEWLQTETIDVKGFYIRRMKRLYPGLVAMLVAASAYIVFFQRDLLNNLRSVVASSVFYYNNWWQIFRGFSYFDRFTTQSPFTHIWSLAVEAQNYLIWPLLFIVLKRYVKHSGKIFGLIMALAVGSGILMAVLYTPGSDPTRVYYGTDTRLFSILMGSALAFVWPSFRLKEEIPIKAKTLLNGVGIASLVVLLISFLFLADHFSFVYYGGMFIVSIFATILVAVTAHPGADLNRWLTNPVFTWFGRRSYGIYLYQFPVMIFYEAKIKNLSDHVFLHSLIEIVLILGISELSYRFIEKPLGKFYYQYTWFAIKDFFRKPWVTVPKVTALISVVLSCFALFAFAVAPSNEVTADQQQLQKNIEANKKKADQRKAEEKAKNEGKTTESAKESTSAPEGNFDLTKEEVKKAQGMEITAFGDSVILDAAAGLQEIFPKMIVDGEVGRQLYTSTPIIEKLDKEKLLKNNVLVGLGTNGSFTEAQFDEFMTAIGSKRKVYWINVRVPTRRWQNEVNAMLETMKKKYKNLVVIDWYNYSNAHDEWFYDDRVHPNVDGQVKYSSFIAKQIVK from the coding sequence ATGAATAATAAAAAAAGGTTAGAAAATCGCCGTTATATTACCGGGTTCGATGGGATTCGAACTATTGCGGTCGTCGGCGTGATTCTCTATCACTTGTTCCCTAATATAATGCGTGGGGGCTATTTAGGCGTCCCTATTTTTTTTGCAGTTTCTGGATACTTAATTACCGATTTGTTAAGACAAGAATGGCTTCAAACTGAAACAATTGATGTTAAAGGATTTTATATTCGGCGGATGAAACGGCTTTACCCTGGCTTAGTAGCTATGCTTGTGGCGGCATCAGCCTACATTGTATTTTTCCAAAGAGATTTATTGAATAACTTACGAAGTGTTGTCGCCAGCAGTGTATTTTACTATAATAATTGGTGGCAGATTTTCAGAGGTTTTTCTTATTTTGATCGTTTTACAACTCAGTCACCATTTACTCATATTTGGTCACTAGCGGTTGAAGCCCAGAATTATTTGATTTGGCCGTTGTTATTTATTGTTCTTAAAAGGTACGTTAAGCATAGTGGTAAAATTTTTGGTTTGATTATGGCATTAGCTGTCGGTTCTGGAATTTTGATGGCGGTTCTATATACTCCTGGATCTGATCCAACGAGAGTATACTATGGAACAGATACAAGACTGTTTTCTATATTGATGGGGAGTGCGTTGGCTTTTGTTTGGCCGAGTTTCCGTTTAAAAGAGGAAATTCCGATAAAAGCTAAAACGCTATTGAACGGTGTCGGTATTGCTTCATTGGTTGTATTGTTGATTTCATTTTTATTCTTAGCAGATCATTTTTCCTTTGTCTATTACGGAGGAATGTTTATTGTTAGTATTTTTGCTACGATTTTAGTTGCAGTCACAGCGCATCCAGGTGCTGATTTAAATCGCTGGCTGACAAATCCAGTATTTACTTGGTTTGGAAGAAGAAGCTATGGTATCTATTTGTATCAATTTCCAGTTATGATTTTTTATGAAGCTAAAATCAAAAATTTAAGTGATCATGTATTCTTACACTCACTGATTGAAATTGTATTGATCCTAGGAATAAGTGAACTTTCCTATCGCTTTATTGAAAAACCATTAGGCAAATTTTATTATCAATATACTTGGTTTGCAATTAAGGATTTCTTCCGTAAACCATGGGTGACAGTGCCTAAGGTTACTGCTTTGATCAGCGTCGTTTTATCATGCTTTGCACTTTTTGCGTTTGCTGTTGCACCTTCTAACGAAGTTACAGCGGATCAACAACAGTTGCAAAAAAACATTGAAGCCAATAAGAAGAAGGCAGATCAGAGAAAAGCAGAGGAAAAAGCTAAAAATGAAGGAAAAACAACAGAATCAGCAAAAGAGTCAACTAGTGCACCAGAGGGGAATTTTGATTTAACTAAGGAAGAAGTCAAGAAAGCACAAGGAATGGAAATTACCGCTTTTGGAGATTCAGTCATTCTTGATGCTGCAGCAGGCTTACAGGAAATTTTCCCTAAGATGATCGTTGATGGCGAAGTTGGCAGACAGTTGTATACCAGCACACCTATTATCGAAAAATTAGACAAAGAAAAATTATTGAAAAATAATGTTTTAGTGGGACTAGGGACGAATGGCTCATTTACAGAGGCTCAATTCGATGAGTTTATGACAGCAATCGGTTCTAAACGTAAAGTTTATTGGATCAATGTTCGCGTGCCTACACGCAGATGGCAAAACGAAGTAAATGCTATGCTAGAGACGATGAAGAAGAAATATAAAAATTTAGTAGTTATTGACTGGTATAATTATAGTAATGCACATGATGAATGGTTTTATGATGATCGCGTTCATCCAAATGTAGATGGTCAAGTGAAATATTCAAGTTTTATAGCGAAGCAGATTGTAAAATAA
- a CDS encoding mannitol-1-phosphate 5-dehydrogenase: protein MKKLAVHFGAGNIGRGFIGWLLVQSGYQVIFADVDEKIVEEINTQKQYEVILANAEQESFTVKNIKAVNSTTESETLLAYISEAEIITTAVGPTILPRLAEILAKGIERRKDSKRYLSVIACENMIGASQILQAAVLPLLSVSAQEYAREFVAFPNSAVDRIVPNQEHKNPLTVTVEPFYEWVVEKPSNEKQAPEILGLNYVSDLTPYIERKLFTVNTGHAVTAYFGYMRNIESIEDAIHNEKVLFIVRSALEETGALLEKKFQFPHQEHQAYIDKIIERFKNPHVSDYVTRVGRSPIRKIGENDRFIQPARQFAEAFNETPKALAIAIAAAMKFKEPTDAEACALQEAIEEQGLDQAIEQYTGLKPYTKLFEKIRTSYHELV from the coding sequence ATGAAAAAGCTGGCGGTCCATTTTGGTGCAGGGAATATTGGTCGAGGCTTTATTGGTTGGTTACTCGTTCAATCAGGTTATCAAGTTATTTTTGCTGATGTAGATGAAAAAATCGTAGAGGAAATCAACACTCAAAAGCAGTATGAAGTCATTTTGGCAAACGCTGAACAAGAATCATTTACAGTTAAAAATATCAAAGCTGTTAACAGTACTACTGAAAGTGAAACTTTACTAGCGTATATCAGTGAAGCTGAAATCATTACGACTGCGGTAGGTCCTACGATTTTACCGAGGTTAGCGGAAATCCTTGCAAAAGGGATTGAACGAAGAAAGGATTCAAAGCGCTACTTAAGTGTGATTGCTTGTGAAAATATGATTGGGGCCTCTCAAATTCTTCAAGCTGCTGTATTGCCCTTATTATCTGTCTCAGCCCAAGAATATGCTCGTGAGTTTGTAGCATTTCCTAATTCGGCTGTTGATCGCATTGTTCCAAATCAAGAACATAAAAACCCGCTAACTGTAACAGTAGAACCTTTTTATGAATGGGTGGTAGAAAAACCATCGAATGAAAAGCAGGCACCAGAAATTTTGGGATTGAACTATGTATCTGATCTAACACCTTATATTGAGAGAAAATTATTTACAGTGAATACTGGACATGCTGTCACAGCTTATTTTGGCTATATGAGGAATATAGAGTCGATCGAAGATGCAATCCATAACGAAAAAGTTTTGTTTATTGTACGAAGTGCATTGGAAGAAACGGGAGCTTTGCTAGAGAAAAAATTTCAATTTCCTCATCAAGAACATCAAGCGTATATTGATAAGATCATTGAACGTTTTAAAAATCCACATGTTTCAGATTATGTTACACGAGTTGGACGGTCTCCAATTAGAAAAATAGGTGAGAATGATCGATTTATTCAACCTGCAAGACAATTTGCGGAAGCCTTTAATGAGACGCCCAAAGCATTAGCAATTGCGATTGCAGCCGCAATGAAGTTTAAAGAACCAACAGATGCAGAAGCCTGTGCTTTACAAGAAGCTATTGAAGAACAAGGATTGGATCAAGCGATTGAACAATATACGGGACTTAAGCCTTATACCAAATTATTTGAGAAAATTCGAACTTCCTATCATGAATTAGTTTAA
- a CDS encoding VOC family protein, with protein sequence MNIKIHHVCIQTNTYQESLEFYTDVLGFALVKETKNFHGRAYNSWLKSSDFYLELQTGKENKQVAPFDKETTGPVHICFYVEDLEAAKMKFQQFDVVFLTKENQKIYHVENGSLFKIEAPEGTIIEFRDNLDY encoded by the coding sequence TTGAATATAAAAATCCATCACGTGTGCATTCAAACAAATACATATCAGGAAAGTCTTGAATTTTATACAGATGTTCTTGGGTTTGCCCTTGTAAAGGAAACAAAGAATTTTCATGGTCGAGCATACAACAGTTGGCTTAAATCGTCTGACTTTTACTTAGAACTTCAAACTGGCAAAGAAAATAAGCAGGTTGCGCCATTTGACAAAGAGACGACAGGTCCTGTGCATATTTGTTTTTATGTAGAAGACTTGGAAGCCGCAAAAATGAAATTTCAACAATTCGATGTAGTTTTTTTAACAAAAGAAAATCAAAAGATTTATCATGTTGAAAATGGCTCATTGTTCAAAATTGAAGCACCTGAAGGAACGATTATTGAGTTTCGAGATAATCTGGATTACTAA
- a CDS encoding BglG family transcription antiterminator, which produces MYLSARARLILEQLLINKRSVLMNELAEDLSVSERSIRRDLKEVEEVLDSYKLKLVKEHGILLLNGHDSDKQRFRWQLMDLSYNEYSPEERQQKILKLLLKEESLKLVGLANDLNVTVSTIGNDLTKIEEQLPKNVEIERKRGFGVSLKADEAQKRRLMSELFGQQFPDYQLLKFFQDKSRDLVTSERIEGRLLDLVSEPLLKKVEQTIKIWRNNNLETISDEAYANLIVHISISVERMIAGNYIQACTSSDEMTSYPEFITAQGLLADILEMEPEFVPAGEAAYITTHLRGVKTTESTIHLLENDELEVMLLVNKLIERVESELKQELPKELLTKGLIAHLRPTLRRLQQGMRIYNPLIHSIKQDYADLFKVVRRAFDQVYKKNSAPDEEIGYLVLHFGAVLLQLESENSFSGLVVCASGIGTSRMLVTRLRQRIPQLKKLETVSLFELGRKKAEGHYNIIISTIDLGSVDFDYFLVSPILTERELSQISVFLKSLHNGYHKQIAEQEQAVQLTLLEATHFLEQRQLFTSIVLTILKNFSYSNLNKNLGTMEDTIRVICTQLLEKAPALDVEALVRTFLYDGNWKAFGIPGTKIGMFHARNETIKEPFFQLFSLEQPIFIETMDQTKIAIDRIVLLLAPEKFSQEGLEVISYISTLFVNDQHMIQQLEQGMNEEITTYVVQKLLTFIEEREK; this is translated from the coding sequence ATGTATCTTTCAGCACGAGCTCGGTTGATCCTGGAACAGTTGTTGATCAATAAGCGCTCCGTTTTAATGAATGAACTAGCAGAAGATTTAAGTGTTAGTGAGCGAAGCATTCGACGTGATCTAAAAGAGGTTGAAGAGGTACTTGATTCCTACAAGCTTAAATTGGTGAAAGAACATGGAATTTTATTATTAAATGGACATGATTCAGATAAACAGCGCTTCCGTTGGCAGTTGATGGACTTATCTTATAATGAATACAGCCCAGAAGAACGACAGCAGAAAATTCTCAAATTGCTATTAAAAGAAGAAAGTCTAAAACTGGTCGGGTTAGCGAATGATTTGAATGTCACGGTTTCAACGATTGGTAACGATCTTACTAAAATAGAAGAACAACTGCCAAAAAACGTTGAAATCGAAAGAAAAAGAGGATTTGGTGTATCTTTAAAAGCCGATGAAGCTCAAAAAAGGCGATTGATGAGTGAGCTTTTTGGGCAGCAATTTCCCGATTACCAACTGCTAAAATTTTTTCAAGACAAATCTCGTGATTTAGTTACTAGTGAGAGGATAGAAGGTCGTTTATTGGATTTGGTCAGTGAACCGTTATTGAAAAAAGTGGAACAGACCATTAAAATCTGGCGCAACAACAATTTGGAGACTATCAGTGATGAAGCGTATGCAAATTTAATTGTACACATTTCTATTTCAGTAGAACGAATGATTGCAGGAAATTATATTCAAGCTTGTACAAGTAGCGATGAAATGACTAGCTATCCAGAATTTATCACTGCACAAGGATTGTTAGCAGATATTTTAGAGATGGAACCAGAGTTTGTACCAGCTGGGGAAGCGGCATACATTACAACACATCTCAGAGGTGTAAAAACAACTGAAAGTACGATTCATTTATTAGAGAATGACGAATTAGAAGTGATGCTGTTAGTAAACAAATTGATTGAGCGAGTTGAATCTGAATTAAAACAAGAACTGCCAAAAGAACTTTTGACGAAAGGATTGATTGCTCATTTGCGGCCAACGTTAAGGCGATTACAACAAGGGATGCGAATATATAATCCACTAATCCATTCGATCAAACAAGACTATGCAGACTTATTCAAAGTTGTCAGGCGGGCATTTGATCAGGTTTACAAAAAAAACTCAGCGCCGGATGAAGAAATTGGGTATTTAGTTTTGCATTTTGGTGCCGTACTTTTACAACTAGAAAGCGAAAATAGTTTTTCAGGACTAGTCGTATGTGCAAGTGGCATTGGGACCTCAAGAATGTTAGTTACCCGATTACGTCAAAGGATTCCACAACTGAAAAAATTAGAAACAGTTTCTTTGTTTGAACTAGGAAGAAAAAAGGCTGAAGGTCATTATAATATCATTATTTCTACGATCGATTTAGGTTCAGTTGATTTTGATTATTTTTTAGTTTCACCTATTCTAACGGAAAGAGAACTTTCTCAAATTAGTGTTTTTTTAAAAAGTTTACACAATGGGTATCACAAGCAAATTGCTGAACAAGAGCAAGCGGTGCAATTGACGTTACTTGAAGCTACTCATTTTTTAGAGCAACGGCAACTATTTACATCAATCGTTTTAACGATTTTAAAAAATTTTAGCTATTCCAATTTGAATAAAAATCTAGGAACAATGGAAGATACGATTCGTGTCATTTGCACGCAACTTTTGGAAAAAGCACCTGCATTAGATGTTGAGGCGCTAGTCAGGACATTTTTATATGATGGAAATTGGAAAGCGTTTGGTATTCCAGGTACAAAAATTGGAATGTTTCATGCTCGAAATGAAACGATCAAAGAACCATTTTTTCAGTTATTTTCATTAGAACAGCCTATCTTTATAGAAACGATGGATCAAACAAAAATAGCAATTGATCGGATTGTTTTGCTACTCGCTCCAGAAAAATTTTCACAAGAAGGATTGGAAGTTATTAGCTATATTAGTACGCTATTCGTCAATGATCAACACATGATTCAGCAGTTGGAACAAGGTATGAATGAAGAAATTACGACATATGTTGTTCAAAAATTACTAACTTTTATAGAAGAGAGGGAAAAGTAA